A single window of Cytobacillus dafuensis DNA harbors:
- a CDS encoding biotin transporter BioY has translation MKKRLRPIELTLAGMFVALMCVGANITSIVPFMVIGGVPITLQTFFAILSGAILGSRLGAITMAVYAFVGLVGAPVFAKFGGGLSHLLSPTFGFILSFILTAYVTGKIIERKRTLPVYISAALVGLVINYVFGTNWMYFAYKFWAAAPDGFTYKLAWMWMIPPLPKDIILSVCAGMMAYRLEHKVLARSQFRNIQRAS, from the coding sequence ATGAAAAAAAGATTAAGACCGATTGAATTAACACTTGCAGGAATGTTTGTTGCCTTGATGTGTGTAGGTGCTAATATCACTTCAATTGTTCCATTCATGGTTATTGGCGGAGTACCAATCACCTTACAAACGTTTTTTGCTATTCTTTCAGGAGCCATTCTTGGAAGCAGATTAGGAGCAATCACTATGGCTGTTTATGCATTTGTTGGCCTTGTTGGAGCACCTGTGTTCGCTAAATTTGGCGGAGGATTGTCTCATTTATTAAGTCCAACCTTTGGTTTTATTCTTTCTTTTATTCTTACAGCCTATGTAACCGGAAAAATCATTGAAAGAAAAAGGACCCTTCCCGTTTATATTTCGGCTGCATTGGTTGGCTTAGTTATTAATTATGTTTTCGGTACAAACTGGATGTATTTTGCTTATAAATTTTGGGCAGCAGCACCAGATGGTTTTACTTATAAATTAGCTTGGATGTGGATGATTCCACCTCTTCCAAAGGATATCATACTTTCTGTTTGTGCAGGGATGATGGCTTATCGATTAGAGCACAAAGTACTTGCACGAAGCCAATTTAGGAATATTCAACGGGCATCATAA
- the bioB gene encoding biotin synthase BioB produces MAKWETLAQQVLKGYELTDDEALSILESPDEELLELLQSAYQIRYHYYGKKVKLNMIINTKSGLCPENCGYCSQSSISTAPIEKYRMMDKDAIVKGAEQAYQMNVGTYCIVASGRGPSNKDVDHVVSAVKEIKEKYNLKICACLGLLKPKQAKSLKDAGVDRYNHNINTSENHHESITTSHTFNDRVNTVELIKEQGISPCSGVIIGMKETKSDVVSMARSLKALDADSIPVNFLHAIDGTPLEGTNELNPRYCLKVLCIMRFINPTKEIRISGGREVNLRSLQPLGLYPANSIFVGDYLTTAGQESTADHQMLIDLGFEIDFVSANSIMN; encoded by the coding sequence ATGGCAAAATGGGAAACATTAGCTCAACAAGTATTAAAAGGATATGAACTAACTGATGACGAAGCCTTGAGTATTTTGGAAAGCCCTGATGAAGAGCTTCTAGAGCTATTACAAAGCGCCTATCAGATTCGTTATCACTACTATGGAAAAAAAGTTAAGCTGAATATGATCATCAATACAAAATCAGGGCTATGTCCTGAAAATTGTGGATACTGCTCACAATCTAGTATTTCTACTGCACCAATCGAAAAGTATCGGATGATGGATAAGGATGCTATTGTAAAGGGAGCAGAGCAGGCCTACCAGATGAATGTAGGTACTTATTGTATCGTTGCCAGCGGCAGAGGGCCAAGTAATAAAGATGTTGATCACGTTGTATCTGCCGTAAAAGAAATTAAAGAGAAATACAATCTAAAGATTTGTGCTTGCCTTGGTCTATTAAAGCCTAAGCAGGCAAAATCGCTAAAAGATGCTGGAGTAGATCGCTATAATCATAATATTAACACATCAGAAAACCATCATGAATCGATTACGACTTCCCATACTTTTAATGACAGAGTAAACACGGTAGAATTAATTAAAGAGCAAGGAATCTCACCTTGTTCTGGAGTAATTATTGGCATGAAGGAAACAAAGAGTGATGTCGTTTCCATGGCAAGAAGCTTAAAAGCTTTAGATGCAGATTCAATACCAGTCAATTTTCTCCATGCGATAGATGGAACACCGCTTGAAGGTACTAATGAATTGAATCCAAGATACTGTTTAAAGGTGTTATGCATAATGCGTTTCATCAATCCTACTAAGGAAATTCGCATTTCTGGCGGTCGTGAAGTTAATTTAAGAAGTCTACAGCCGCTCGGCCTTTACCCTGCAAATTCAATTTTTGTTGGTGATTATTTAACAACTGCTGGACAAGAGAGTACAGCTGATCATCAAATGCTCATTGACCTCGGCTTTGAGATTGATTTCGTTTCTGCGAATTCCATAATGAATTAA